In Burkholderia savannae, one genomic interval encodes:
- a CDS encoding proline dehydrogenase family protein, with amino-acid sequence MNDEITMLAAAALKGFAANPQYAQRFREGSALREWLQVPASRYIVAGDAGTAVERMRVLAGKGYEVGLECVGENVTDREEVRRVEAQYRRLIDLLPHGGLGRRTELNFDLSNVGLLIARDLACEVTDRIAGAAGERGVFVTLSMERFPMVDDILSVFHQLAASHANVGITLQAYLHRTAGDLDAVLRAGRKIRLVKGVYDEAPERALPRSSALNDRYVELARRMADAGVDRSFATQDPALIERLMRDGLLGGDAEIEMLHGVQPGRLRDLRRDGVNCRVYGTFGDNWYLHFLHRLAEAPETVLLALADIQDPSRIVFGGEY; translated from the coding sequence ATGAACGACGAAATCACGATGCTCGCCGCAGCCGCATTGAAGGGGTTCGCCGCGAATCCGCAGTATGCGCAGCGTTTTCGTGAAGGATCTGCGTTGCGCGAATGGCTGCAAGTGCCGGCGAGCCGCTACATCGTCGCCGGCGACGCCGGCACCGCCGTCGAGCGGATGCGCGTGCTGGCCGGGAAAGGATACGAAGTCGGTCTCGAATGCGTCGGCGAAAACGTCACGGATCGCGAGGAGGTCCGGCGCGTCGAAGCGCAGTATCGGCGGTTGATCGATCTGCTGCCGCATGGCGGCCTGGGGCGGCGAACGGAGCTCAATTTCGATCTGAGCAACGTCGGCTTGCTGATCGCGCGCGATCTCGCCTGCGAGGTGACGGACCGCATCGCCGGCGCGGCGGGCGAAAGGGGCGTGTTCGTGACGCTCAGCATGGAGCGTTTTCCGATGGTCGACGATATTCTGTCGGTGTTCCATCAGCTCGCCGCGTCGCATGCGAACGTCGGCATCACGCTGCAGGCGTATTTGCACCGCACGGCCGGCGACCTCGACGCGGTGCTGCGGGCCGGGCGCAAGATCAGGCTTGTCAAGGGCGTGTACGACGAAGCGCCGGAGCGGGCGCTGCCGCGCTCTTCCGCACTGAACGACCGCTACGTCGAATTGGCGCGCCGCATGGCGGACGCCGGCGTCGACCGCAGTTTCGCGACGCAGGACCCGGCGCTCATCGAGCGTCTGATGCGCGACGGCCTGCTCGGCGGCGATGCGGAAATCGAGATGCTGCACGGCGTGCAACCGGGCAGGCTGCGCGATCTTCGCCGCGACGGTGTGAATTGCCGCGTCTACGGCACGTTCGGCGACAACTGGTATCTGCATTTCCTTCATCGCCTTGCCGAAGCGCCGGAAACCGTCCTGCTGGCGCTGGCGGACATCCAAGATCCGTCGCGCATCGTGTTCGGCGGCGAATACTGA
- a CDS encoding aminotransferase class V-fold PLP-dependent enzyme codes for MTAYLNAEFEHGAYEAERMHAEALDAVRTGLAWLLNAPSSRNVALFDSGTRAWLTCVNAITGWRGRGKVWTTPYEYAGNLLALQMLCTRHALEMEVVPLLENGDLDLEWIEAHADDALCLASVVHVPSGCGIVLPVERIGRILRGASPHALYAVDACQSAGQLDTDFQRIGCDLLTAAGRKFLRGPRGTGFAIVSQRWLDRLGEHPIDLHAAEVLACDRHRLHDDSARRLELSEMHLAALMGLKVAVDEARGRDLDPARQIYAALCERLADRDDVALLHPGSVHSGIVSFVHRDRTPIEVVNHLRSHRINAWKIAGGHTPLYLGARGFDSAIRLSAHCTNAMSDIDDLERALSSWA; via the coding sequence ATGACAGCCTATTTGAACGCTGAATTCGAGCACGGTGCATATGAGGCGGAACGCATGCACGCCGAGGCGCTCGATGCGGTGCGAACCGGTCTGGCGTGGCTGCTGAACGCGCCGTCGAGCAGGAACGTCGCGCTCTTCGACAGCGGCACGCGGGCGTGGCTGACGTGCGTGAATGCCATCACCGGATGGCGCGGCCGCGGCAAGGTGTGGACCACGCCGTACGAATACGCGGGCAATCTGCTCGCGTTGCAGATGCTGTGCACGCGGCATGCGCTCGAAATGGAGGTCGTGCCGCTGCTCGAGAACGGCGATCTCGACCTGGAATGGATCGAAGCGCACGCGGACGACGCGCTGTGCCTCGCGAGCGTGGTCCACGTTCCGTCGGGTTGCGGCATCGTGCTGCCGGTCGAGCGGATCGGGCGCATCCTTCGCGGCGCGAGTCCGCACGCGCTTTACGCGGTCGATGCGTGCCAGTCCGCTGGTCAGCTCGACACCGATTTCCAGCGAATCGGCTGCGACCTGCTGACGGCCGCGGGCCGCAAGTTTCTGCGCGGCCCGCGGGGCACCGGCTTTGCAATCGTGTCGCAGCGCTGGCTCGATCGATTGGGCGAACATCCGATCGACCTGCACGCGGCGGAAGTGCTGGCGTGCGATCGGCATCGGTTGCACGACGATAGCGCGCGTCGGCTCGAGCTGAGCGAAATGCACTTGGCGGCGTTGATGGGCCTGAAGGTCGCCGTCGACGAGGCGCGCGGCCGGGATCTCGACCCGGCGCGGCAGATCTACGCGGCGCTTTGCGAGCGGCTCGCTGATCGGGACGACGTGGCGTTGCTTCATCCGGGATCGGTTCACAGCGGAATCGTGAGTTTCGTGCATCGAGATCGGACGCCCATCGAAGTCGTTAATCATTTAAGATCGCATCGGATCAATGCGTGGAAAATCGCGGGCGGTCATACGCCGCTTTATCTGGGTGCGCGCGGTTTCGATTCGGCCATTCGGTTGTCCGCGCATTGCACGAATGCGATGTCGGATATCGACGATCTCGAGCGGGCGCTTTCCAGTTGGGCGTGA
- a CDS encoding DMT family transporter, which produces MEINGRLDGRAFSAIGIALLTWSSSYAAIAYCLGAFTPSEIAFSRLLVASISFAALWAVKRFSLPAARDLPKIAVLGILGLTVYHLCLAYAETRIPSGTAAMLIALSPGATALLSAIWLRESISLIKATGFAIALVGVALVVVTSGQGFRMEPAALWVLVSVAGLALYTVGLKPILARVGSLGVTATAFAAATIAAVPFGAPHLAAAIGDASHARLAALAWLGIAPTFVGYIAWNFALRRAPASQVTSFLYLSPPLSILISWIWLGEKPLLITLLGGGVTLIGVALVNARGNIGKAAGVQPSRSA; this is translated from the coding sequence ATGGAAATAAACGGACGCCTGGACGGTCGGGCCTTTTCGGCTATCGGCATTGCATTGTTGACGTGGTCTTCGTCGTATGCCGCTATTGCATACTGTCTGGGCGCATTTACGCCTAGCGAGATCGCATTTTCGCGATTGTTGGTCGCTTCGATCAGTTTTGCGGCGTTATGGGCCGTCAAGCGCTTCTCGTTGCCGGCCGCGCGGGATCTGCCGAAAATCGCCGTGCTCGGCATTCTCGGATTGACGGTCTATCACCTTTGTCTTGCCTACGCGGAGACGCGCATTCCGAGCGGCACGGCGGCGATGCTCATCGCGCTGTCGCCGGGGGCGACCGCGCTGCTGTCCGCGATCTGGCTGCGCGAGTCGATCAGCCTGATCAAGGCGACGGGCTTCGCGATCGCGCTCGTGGGCGTAGCGTTGGTCGTCGTCACGAGCGGGCAGGGCTTCAGGATGGAGCCGGCCGCGCTGTGGGTGCTCGTCAGCGTTGCGGGCCTCGCGCTCTATACGGTCGGACTCAAGCCGATTCTCGCTCGCGTGGGATCGCTCGGCGTGACGGCGACTGCGTTCGCCGCGGCGACCATTGCCGCCGTGCCGTTCGGCGCGCCGCATCTCGCCGCCGCGATCGGCGACGCGTCGCATGCCCGCCTCGCCGCGTTGGCGTGGCTCGGCATCGCGCCGACGTTCGTCGGATACATCGCGTGGAATTTCGCGCTGCGGCGCGCGCCTGCATCGCAAGTCACGAGTTTTCTGTATCTGTCTCCACCGCTTTCGATTCTGATCAGCTGGATCTGGCTTGGCGAAAAGCCTCTGTTGATCACGCTATTGGGCGGCGGCGTCACGTTGATCGGCGTCGCATTGGTCAATGCGCGCGGCAACATCGGCAAGGCGGCGGGCGTTCAGCCGTCGAGAAGCGCGTGA
- the tolB gene encoding Tol-Pal system beta propeller repeat protein TolB: MSLMTKLGFRALVASCLIAAGSTAHAQVNVLITGVGSTQFPIATANFVNEASLPQQVTSIVRADLARSGKFSNVDAGSTPVPETASVDFGAWKAKGANAFVAGSVNREPSGQYKVNFILYDTVKQQSLGGLSLTTSNDNEGMRKTGHKIADYIYQKLLGVRGVFNTRLSYVQRTGNVYKLLISDSDGQNAIPALTSKEPIISPAWSPSGTKVAYVSFELKKPVVYIHDLPTGRRYVISNQKGNNSAPAWSPDGQTLAVALSLTGNTQIYSVSATGTGLRRLTRSGSIDTEPFYSPDGKWIYFTSDRGGAPQIYRMPAEGESAGTAQRVTFTGSYNTSPRVSPDGKLLAYISRTGGGFKLYVQDLQTGAANAVTNTTRDESPSFAANGQYILYATQSGGRSVLAAVPSDGSAPPQILSVQGGAIREPSWGPFMQ, translated from the coding sequence TCCGATCGCCACCGCGAATTTCGTCAATGAAGCGAGCCTGCCGCAGCAGGTCACGTCGATCGTGCGCGCCGACCTCGCGAGAAGCGGCAAGTTCTCCAACGTCGACGCGGGCAGCACGCCCGTGCCGGAGACGGCGTCGGTCGATTTCGGCGCGTGGAAGGCGAAAGGCGCGAATGCGTTCGTCGCGGGCAGCGTGAACCGCGAGCCGAGCGGCCAGTACAAGGTCAACTTCATCCTCTACGACACCGTCAAGCAGCAAAGCCTCGGCGGCCTGTCGCTCACGACGTCGAACGACAACGAGGGGATGCGCAAGACGGGCCACAAGATCGCCGACTACATCTACCAGAAGCTGCTCGGCGTGCGCGGCGTCTTCAACACGCGCCTGTCGTACGTGCAGCGCACGGGCAACGTCTACAAGCTGCTGATCTCCGATTCGGACGGCCAGAACGCGATCCCCGCGCTGACGAGCAAGGAGCCGATCATCTCGCCCGCGTGGTCGCCGAGCGGGACGAAGGTCGCGTACGTGTCGTTCGAGTTGAAGAAGCCGGTCGTGTACATCCATGATCTGCCGACGGGCCGCCGCTACGTGATCTCGAACCAGAAAGGCAACAACAGCGCGCCCGCGTGGTCGCCCGACGGCCAGACGCTCGCCGTTGCGCTGTCGCTCACGGGCAACACGCAGATTTATTCCGTCAGCGCGACGGGCACCGGGCTGCGCCGCCTGACGCGCAGCGGCTCGATCGACACCGAGCCGTTCTACTCCCCCGACGGCAAGTGGATCTATTTCACGAGCGATCGCGGCGGCGCGCCGCAAATCTACCGGATGCCCGCCGAAGGCGAGAGCGCCGGCACCGCTCAGCGCGTGACGTTTACCGGCAGCTACAATACGAGTCCGCGCGTCAGCCCGGACGGCAAGCTGCTCGCGTACATCTCGCGCACCGGCGGGGGCTTCAAGTTGTACGTTCAAGATCTGCAAACGGGTGCGGCGAACGCCGTCACCAACACGACGCGCGACGAATCGCCGAGCTTCGCGGCGAACGGCCAGTACATTCTGTACGCTACGCAATCGGGGGGCCGCAGCGTGCTGGCTGCCGTTCCGTCCGACGGCAGCGCGCCGCCGCAGATCTTGTCCGTTCAGGGCGGCGCGATTCGCGAGCCGTCCTGGGGGCCCTTCATGCAATGA
- the ybgF gene encoding tol-pal system protein YbgF: protein MTHRPSWLRTAVALCVAGAALAAAPAHAGLFDDDEARRAVLDLRSKSDSLASQLAAAQRTILDQTNRLDQLNQQVATLRGENEDLTNRLTTLERQQKDYYADLDTRLKKFEPQKTTVDGVEGTVQPGETDAFNAASQQFRNGNFKGAAASFRAFIAKYPQSPYQPTAQYWLGNAQYALRDYKGSTATWQGLVKNYPQHPRAADALIAIGTNQLEQGQKAAAKKTFEQVVSQFPGSNAAETAQSKLDAIK, encoded by the coding sequence ATGACGCACCGTCCTTCTTGGCTGCGCACGGCCGTCGCGCTGTGCGTGGCAGGTGCGGCCCTCGCGGCCGCGCCGGCGCACGCGGGCCTCTTCGACGACGACGAAGCCCGCCGTGCGGTGCTCGACTTGCGCAGCAAGTCCGACAGCCTGGCGAGCCAGCTCGCCGCCGCTCAACGCACGATCCTCGATCAGACGAACCGCCTCGACCAATTGAACCAGCAGGTCGCGACGCTACGCGGCGAGAACGAGGATCTGACGAACCGTCTGACAACGCTCGAGCGTCAGCAGAAGGATTACTACGCTGATCTCGATACGCGCCTCAAGAAATTCGAGCCGCAGAAGACGACGGTGGACGGCGTCGAGGGCACGGTGCAGCCAGGGGAAACGGACGCGTTCAACGCAGCGTCGCAGCAATTCCGCAACGGCAACTTCAAGGGCGCAGCGGCTTCGTTCCGCGCGTTCATCGCCAAATATCCGCAAAGCCCCTATCAGCCGACCGCGCAGTACTGGCTCGGCAACGCACAGTACGCGCTGCGCGATTACAAGGGATCGACGGCGACGTGGCAAGGCCTCGTGAAGAACTATCCGCAGCATCCCCGCGCGGCGGATGCGCTGATCGCGATCGGCACCAACCAGCTCGAGCAAGGCCAGAAGGCGGCCGCGAAGAAGACGTTCGAGCAGGTCGTGTCGCAGTTCCCCGGCTCGAACGCGGCGGAAACGGCGCAGAGCAAGCTGGATGCGATCAAGTGA
- the pal gene encoding peptidoglycan-associated lipoprotein Pal, with translation MMSKKLRLAFAVLMIGALAACKSGVKLDEHANQGGAVSTQPNPENVAQVTVDPLNDPNSPLAKRSVYFDFDSYSVQDQYQSLLQQHAQYLKSHPQRHILIQGNTDERGTSEYNLALGQKRAEAVRRALSLLGVADSQMEAVSLGKEKPVALGHDEASWAQNRRADLVYQQ, from the coding sequence ATGATGTCGAAGAAACTTCGTCTGGCGTTCGCGGTGCTGATGATCGGCGCGCTCGCCGCATGTAAGTCGGGCGTGAAGCTCGACGAGCACGCGAACCAGGGCGGCGCGGTCAGCACGCAGCCGAACCCCGAAAACGTCGCGCAAGTGACCGTGGACCCGCTGAACGATCCGAACAGCCCGCTCGCGAAGCGCAGCGTCTACTTCGATTTCGACAGCTACTCGGTGCAGGACCAGTACCAGTCGCTGCTGCAGCAACACGCGCAATACCTGAAGAGCCATCCGCAGCGCCACATCCTGATCCAGGGCAACACCGACGAGCGCGGCACGAGCGAGTACAACCTCGCGCTCGGCCAGAAGCGCGCGGAAGCCGTGCGTCGCGCGCTGTCGCTGCTCGGCGTCGCGGATTCGCAGATGGAAGCCGTGAGCCTCGGCAAGGAAAAGCCGGTCGCGCTCGGCCACGACGAAGCGTCGTGGGCGCAGAACCGCCGCGCAGACCTCGTCTATCAACAGTAA